From one uncultured Bacteroides sp. genomic stretch:
- a CDS encoding DUF6051 family protein — MKYIDLHNYLKKIINYDSKEIIVDDNVVVQNFNFESAYRFILPGGTENHDPYEYCSVTDRDYEPDIIQAMLNKSDAEIMENIKFRYHLFRPKGEQKVKQIILLFHGFNEKYWSKYLTWAKKLVDETGKAVVLFPIAFHMNRAPLSWSDSHRMFAISQQRKERHPNVLCSTLSNVAISTRLHNKPQRFIWSGLQTYYDVIDLVEAIKSDLHPAIDKKASIDFFSYSIGSFLAEILMMTNKNKYFSDSKFCMFCGGPVFDRLSPVSKFILDSEANVSLYSYVVEHLESHMKRDELLRHYLGEAHPEGINFRSMLSYKSLTESREAIFKSMSKRILAITLAKDTVIPTYEAINTLQGIKRDIPITVDVLDFPYSYKHEDPFPALPGIADSVDEQFNRTFNKICDFLK, encoded by the coding sequence ATGAAATATATTGATTTACATAATTACCTAAAGAAAATCATAAACTATGATAGCAAAGAAATTATAGTAGATGACAACGTGGTAGTGCAAAATTTTAATTTTGAATCAGCCTACCGATTTATACTGCCAGGAGGCACGGAAAACCATGACCCTTACGAATATTGTTCGGTCACTGATCGCGATTACGAACCAGATATCATTCAGGCTATGCTCAACAAAAGTGATGCGGAGATTATGGAAAATATAAAATTCCGATATCACCTTTTCCGCCCTAAGGGAGAACAAAAGGTAAAACAAATCATCCTGCTTTTCCATGGCTTTAATGAAAAATATTGGAGTAAGTACCTTACCTGGGCCAAAAAATTAGTGGATGAGACAGGAAAGGCTGTAGTGCTTTTCCCCATCGCATTTCACATGAACCGTGCACCACTTAGCTGGAGCGACAGCCATAGAATGTTCGCGATCAGTCAGCAGCGTAAAGAGAGACATCCTAATGTGCTTTGCTCTACATTATCTAATGTGGCTATCAGCACCCGCCTGCACAACAAACCGCAACGATTTATCTGGTCAGGATTGCAAACATATTATGATGTGATTGATTTGGTAGAGGCTATTAAATCCGATCTGCATCCTGCAATAGACAAAAAGGCCAGTATTGATTTCTTTTCTTATTCCATAGGGAGTTTTCTGGCAGAAATACTGATGATGACAAACAAGAACAAATATTTCTCCGACTCAAAATTTTGCATGTTTTGTGGTGGTCCTGTATTTGACAGACTATCTCCTGTATCAAAATTCATACTAGACAGCGAAGCAAATGTGAGCCTATACTCTTATGTAGTAGAACATCTTGAAAGTCACATGAAGCGTGATGAATTGCTGCGCCATTATCTCGGAGAAGCTCACCCCGAAGGAATAAACTTCAGGAGCATGCTAAGCTATAAAAGCCTGACTGAAAGCAGAGAGGCAATATTCAAATCAATGAGTAAAAGAATTCTGGCCATTACACTGGCTAAAGACACAGTGATACCAACTTATGAAGCAATCAATACCCTACAGGGGATAAAACGAGATATTCCTATTACAGTAGACGTTCTGGATTTTCCATATTCTTATAAACACGAGGATCCATTTCCCGCATTACCAGGTATTGCAGATAGTGTAGATGAGCAATTTAACCGTACATTTAACAAGATATGTGACTTTCTGAAATAA
- a CDS encoding glycosyltransferase family 2 protein: protein MNQTNSYKFCIIVPVYNEEGNMLRLEKELSKFQKDAPISTCVLFVNDCSSDGSLPLIQDICSRNPEFLYLSFDRNRGLSAAIKAGIDVAESAYVGYIDADLQTSPEDFRLLLQYVDEYEMVMGIRTGRKDSFIKNMSSKIANGFRRMMTGDGVQDTGCPLKIIRTDFAKRIPLFTGMHRFLPALIQLQNGKVKQLPVRHFERMAGESKYHLWNRLVGPFKDCFAFRWMKKRYINYTIESSNI from the coding sequence ATGAATCAGACTAATTCGTATAAATTTTGTATTATTGTGCCTGTATACAATGAAGAGGGCAATATGTTGAGGCTCGAAAAAGAGTTATCTAAATTTCAAAAAGATGCTCCGATAAGTACTTGCGTATTGTTTGTAAATGATTGCTCTTCAGATGGGAGTTTGCCATTGATACAAGATATTTGTTCAAGGAATCCTGAATTCCTCTACCTCTCTTTTGATCGAAATAGAGGGCTGAGTGCTGCCATAAAGGCGGGCATAGATGTTGCTGAGTCAGCATATGTAGGCTATATTGATGCCGATTTACAAACCTCGCCAGAGGATTTTAGGTTGTTGCTACAATATGTAGATGAGTATGAAATGGTGATGGGTATTCGTACGGGGCGCAAAGATAGTTTTATAAAAAACATGTCTTCTAAAATAGCTAATGGTTTTAGACGGATGATGACAGGTGATGGCGTTCAGGATACTGGCTGTCCACTGAAAATTATCCGTACGGATTTTGCTAAGCGGATTCCGCTTTTTACAGGTATGCATCGCTTTCTGCCTGCCTTAATTCAACTGCAGAACGGAAAAGTAAAGCAGCTTCCCGTGCGACACTTTGAGCGCATGGCCGGCGAGTCCAAATATCATTTATGGAATCGTCTGGTTGGTCCTTTCAAAGATTGTTTTGCCTTTCGATGGATGAAGAAAAGATACATTAACTATACCATCGAATCGAGTAATATTTAG
- a CDS encoding NAD-dependent epimerase/dehydratase family protein, which produces MKILVTGAAGFIGFYVVQKLIKHGFQVIGIDNINAYYDVNLKYARLGECGIDKDKIEINRSVQSNKYENYLFQKTDLVDQESLSRLFETEAFDVVINLAAQAGVRYSIENPYSYIQSNVVGFINILECCRHHQVKHLVYASSSSVYGMSNKLPLSEDDVVDFPVSLYAATKKSDELMAHTYSYLYHLPTTGLRFFTVYGPWGRPDMSPMLFADSILSQRPIRVFNNGDMLRDFTYIDDIVDGIFGVLSCIPDAVEPHPYYRLLNIGHSEPVLLMQFIHSLEEILGQTACLEMCPMQAGDVKETFADVSKLKALTGYTPHTELKQGLEIFVSWYRKYNNK; this is translated from the coding sequence ATGAAGATTTTAGTTACTGGTGCAGCCGGATTTATTGGTTTTTATGTAGTCCAAAAGCTTATAAAACATGGATTTCAGGTGATAGGCATTGATAATATAAATGCTTATTATGACGTTAATTTAAAGTATGCTCGTCTAGGTGAGTGTGGCATTGACAAAGATAAAATTGAAATTAACAGGTCAGTGCAGAGCAACAAATATGAAAACTATCTGTTCCAGAAAACCGATCTTGTTGATCAGGAAAGTTTAAGTCGATTGTTCGAGACGGAAGCGTTCGATGTTGTTATAAATCTGGCTGCTCAGGCGGGCGTGCGCTACTCTATTGAGAATCCTTATTCGTATATCCAGTCTAATGTTGTAGGGTTTATTAATATTCTCGAATGTTGCCGGCATCATCAGGTAAAACATCTGGTTTATGCCTCAAGTTCTTCTGTTTATGGCATGAGTAATAAACTTCCGCTGTCCGAGGATGATGTGGTAGACTTTCCCGTAAGCCTCTATGCTGCAACCAAGAAAAGTGATGAGCTCATGGCTCATACATATAGTTATCTTTATCATTTACCCACTACCGGATTGCGTTTCTTTACTGTTTATGGTCCTTGGGGACGGCCGGATATGTCTCCGATGCTGTTTGCTGATTCCATCCTCTCTCAACGACCGATACGTGTGTTTAATAATGGTGATATGCTACGGGACTTTACGTATATTGACGATATTGTTGATGGCATTTTCGGGGTCCTCTCTTGCATACCAGACGCAGTAGAACCCCATCCTTACTATCGTTTGCTTAACATAGGTCATTCTGAGCCTGTTCTCTTGATGCAATTTATACATTCTTTGGAAGAGATATTGGGCCAAACAGCCTGTTTAGAAATGTGCCCGATGCAAGCCGGAGATGTGAAAGAGACATTTGCGGATGTATCGAAGCTTAAAGCATTGACTGGGTATACCCCACATACGGAATTGAAGCAGGGTCTTGAGATCTTTGTTTCTTGGTATAGAAAGTATAATAATAAATAG
- a CDS encoding sigma-70 family RNA polymerase sigma factor has translation MAKISRSHPLLIEEHLLFSQFLKGNNAAFTQIYNLYANKLMAYGLGWGFEREILKDAIQDVFYKLYFNRKAFKEVTNLKFYLIRSLKNRILDLLKQTADTTEIAEVNFFIQPSVLDELIAEEDRAMIQKQIETYLNMLTGRQREAVYLRFIEELDYEEIAIMLNMTAPAVRKLVCRAIARIREQQLSITLLLSFYKLIN, from the coding sequence ATGGCCAAAATCAGTAGATCACACCCCCTACTCATAGAAGAACATTTGCTCTTTAGCCAATTCTTAAAAGGGAACAACGCCGCTTTCACTCAAATTTATAATCTATACGCAAATAAACTAATGGCGTATGGACTAGGATGGGGTTTTGAGCGAGAAATATTGAAAGATGCCATTCAAGATGTGTTTTATAAACTATATTTTAACCGAAAAGCCTTTAAAGAGGTAACCAATCTGAAATTTTATCTAATCAGATCTTTGAAGAATAGAATACTTGATCTGCTAAAACAGACCGCAGACACAACAGAAATAGCTGAAGTAAACTTCTTCATCCAGCCTTCGGTATTAGACGAATTAATTGCGGAAGAGGATCGCGCAATGATCCAAAAGCAAATTGAAACATACTTAAACATGCTGACAGGAAGACAACGGGAAGCTGTTTATCTGAGATTTATAGAAGAACTCGATTACGAAGAAATTGCAATAATGCTGAATATGACTGCACCGGCTGTTCGTAAGTTGGTATGCCGGGCTATCGCACGAATAAGGGAGCAACAACTTTCCATCACTCTATTATTGTCTTTTTACAAACTAATAAATTAA
- a CDS encoding RNA-binding protein yields the protein MNIFIAGLSYNISDSDLGELFTEYGEITSAKVITDRETGRSKGYGFVELADEAAGNKAIEELNGAEIDGKVISVSVARPKSDAPRRSSGGGGGYGGGNRGGGYGGGSRGGRY from the coding sequence ATGAATATTTTTATCGCAGGATTGAGCTACAACATTAGCGATTCCGATCTAGGGGAATTATTTACAGAGTACGGAGAAATTACTTCAGCAAAAGTAATTACTGACAGAGAAACCGGCCGTTCTAAAGGTTATGGTTTTGTAGAATTGGCAGATGAAGCTGCCGGAAATAAAGCTATCGAAGAATTGAACGGCGCTGAAATAGACGGAAAAGTAATTTCTGTTTCTGTAGCTCGTCCTAAGAGTGATGCCCCTCGCCGCAGTAGTGGTGGTGGCGGTGGCTACGGTGGTGGAAATCGCGGTGGTGGTTACGGCGGTGGAAGCCGTGGTGGCAGATATTAA
- a CDS encoding glycosyltransferase family 39 protein, with translation MADLGINVKHFLLLLIVCFFSFFANNYFIPADLMESRNLATAQEMVARGNYMTPTMNGELRLEKPPLPTWIAAAINHVIPDNISAQRCAAGVAAVFLVFFLYLIVFEFSQKQTLALFASLVLATSYNVVMMGRTATWDIYCHSFMLGAIYFMVRAFNGKGAQWGYFIVSGLLMGLSFLSKGPVSFFALLLPFLISYFIFFRPDFEHKVLPFIGMIMICLAMSLWWPAYIYLFYKDWSTHIADKESSSWINHNVRSWYYYWQFAAESGIWAFFWITSLVWPYWKKRFEGDLRTKKIYLFSVLWTLSALVLLSLIPEKKTRYLLPMLIPGAFNISLCLFYFVRNKLKPKEEILFKVNISVILLVLISLPIALYIMFLRQGYLDIWLFVVITLLCLALAAAMYHYTFRSVNRRIGSIFCIVGIMMLVESLCFIPASKLFINNDRHSIRETRTISELQHLPFYYVETEGLRIELVYESNRIIRSLDIRNDSVVRSKLPFVLLSGLAPDSLFSGLSRVSVDVVGVYDNNWQKVGSKKYNKNLVRYVSIIKAR, from the coding sequence ATGGCAGATTTGGGCATTAATGTAAAACACTTTTTACTTCTTCTGATTGTTTGTTTCTTTTCGTTTTTTGCGAACAATTATTTTATTCCGGCTGATTTAATGGAGTCCCGTAATCTAGCTACAGCTCAGGAAATGGTTGCTCGGGGAAATTACATGACTCCTACCATGAATGGAGAGTTGCGTTTAGAAAAGCCGCCGTTGCCCACTTGGATTGCTGCCGCTATTAACCATGTTATTCCGGATAATATTTCTGCTCAACGTTGTGCCGCTGGGGTGGCTGCTGTTTTTTTAGTTTTTTTTCTCTATTTGATAGTGTTTGAATTTAGCCAAAAACAAACTCTTGCTTTGTTTGCTTCTTTGGTGCTCGCTACTTCTTATAATGTTGTAATGATGGGGCGTACGGCAACATGGGATATCTATTGCCATAGTTTTATGCTTGGTGCAATTTATTTTATGGTGAGAGCCTTCAATGGGAAAGGAGCTCAATGGGGATACTTTATCGTATCTGGCTTGCTGATGGGACTTTCTTTTCTTAGCAAAGGGCCTGTCTCCTTTTTTGCCCTGTTGTTGCCATTCCTAATCAGTTATTTTATTTTCTTTCGTCCTGACTTTGAGCATAAAGTGCTACCCTTTATTGGTATGATAATGATTTGTCTGGCGATGAGTTTGTGGTGGCCCGCTTATATCTATCTATTTTATAAAGACTGGAGCACACACATTGCCGACAAGGAATCTTCTTCGTGGATTAATCACAATGTAAGATCATGGTATTATTACTGGCAGTTTGCTGCAGAAAGTGGCATCTGGGCCTTTTTCTGGATTACCTCGTTGGTTTGGCCTTATTGGAAAAAGCGTTTTGAGGGTGATTTACGGACAAAGAAAATATATCTTTTCTCAGTATTATGGACCTTGTCGGCTCTTGTACTGTTGTCGTTAATCCCCGAAAAGAAAACACGCTATTTGCTCCCTATGCTTATTCCTGGAGCTTTCAATATATCTCTTTGCTTGTTCTATTTTGTTAGAAATAAGCTAAAACCGAAGGAGGAGATCCTTTTTAAAGTCAATATTTCCGTTATTTTGCTTGTTTTGATCTCTTTGCCTATTGCGCTGTACATCATGTTTCTCCGACAAGGATATCTTGATATATGGTTGTTTGTTGTTATCACTCTTCTTTGTTTAGCTCTGGCGGCTGCGATGTATCACTATACTTTTCGATCAGTCAATAGACGTATTGGCTCCATTTTTTGCATTGTCGGGATAATGATGCTGGTAGAAAGTCTCTGTTTCATTCCTGCGAGCAAATTATTTATAAATAATGATCGACATAGCATTCGGGAAACACGAACTATCAGTGAGTTGCAACATTTGCCTTTTTATTATGTAGAAACAGAAGGGTTACGCATCGAACTGGTTTATGAGAGCAACCGAATAATTCGTTCGCTAGATATTCGAAATGATAGCGTAGTACGTTCAAAATTACCTTTTGTTTTGCTTAGTGGCTTGGCCCCGGATTCTCTCTTCAGTGGTTTAAGTAGAGTCTCTGTTGATGTAGTAGGGGTTTATGATAATAATTGGCAGAAAGTAGGTAGTAAAAAATACAATAAGAATTTGGTTCGTTACGTTAGCATTATAAAAGCTAGGTAG
- a CDS encoding SLBB domain-containing protein — MHRFITLFFFFFVLSGVAIAQQMSDEQVIQYVKEAQSQGKSQQQMTTELMRKGVTTEQVDRIKSKYEENKQNTDSDSKTEVKSRQRNQLEDDEKNSINNIRKKDQSSLLGSKLNIEKESTNGHSGDDEDQLYSPQKEDPSQQIFGHNMFTNKNLTFEPNVNLATPENYRLGPGDEVIIDVWGGSENTIRQTISPEGSILVSNLGPVYLSGMTVKDANSYLQREFSKIYSGISGSTPTSQVKLTLGEIRTIQISIMGEVEVPGTYTLSSFSSVFHALYRAGGVNKIGSLRSIKVVRNGKTIADLDIYDFIMKGKMKDDIRLQEGDVILVNPYDCLVKIVGKVKRPMFYEMRTNESLAMLLKYSGGFTGDAYKKSVRVIRKSGREHQVYNVDEMDYSIFKLEDGDALMVDSVLPRFENRVEIRGAVYREGLYQINGDVNTVKQLIAKAEGVRGDAFLNRAIIHRENDDLSREIIQIDLKGLLNGTVPDIPLQKNDILYIPSINDLKEEGTLTIHGEVAFPGTYLYADSMSVEDLVLQSGGLLEAASTARIDVSRRIKNPKSVQLSNVVGKTYSFEFKDGYLVGRGKGFHLEPFDEVYVRRSPAYHKQQNVTISGEVLFGGNYALSKKNETLSDLVTKAGGVTPDAYVKGARLIRKMTEEEMRRKQDALRMANKGGKDSISVESLDLSDSYSVGINLGKALANPGSDFDMVLREGDELFVPEFVSTVKINGAVMYPNTVLYKDGEKLNYYINQAGGYGTRAKRGKVYVVYLNGTVSRLKSNKASAIEPGCEIIIPSKDEKKRMSTAETIAMGTSFASLATMIATMVNLFK, encoded by the coding sequence ATGCATAGGTTTATCACATTATTCTTTTTCTTTTTTGTTCTGTCAGGTGTGGCAATAGCTCAACAGATGTCTGATGAACAAGTGATTCAGTATGTAAAGGAGGCTCAGAGCCAAGGGAAGTCTCAACAGCAAATGACTACTGAGTTGATGAGAAAAGGTGTTACGACGGAACAAGTTGACCGAATTAAGAGTAAGTACGAAGAGAATAAGCAAAATACCGATTCGGATAGTAAAACCGAGGTGAAGTCTCGCCAGCGTAACCAATTGGAAGATGATGAAAAAAACAGCATAAATAATATTCGTAAAAAGGATCAGTCGAGTTTATTGGGCTCTAAACTAAATATTGAGAAAGAATCAACAAATGGTCATTCAGGAGATGATGAAGATCAGTTATACTCTCCTCAAAAAGAAGACCCTTCTCAACAAATATTTGGACATAATATGTTCACAAATAAGAATTTGACCTTTGAGCCTAATGTAAATTTAGCAACTCCTGAGAATTATCGGCTAGGTCCTGGCGATGAGGTTATTATTGATGTTTGGGGGGGATCGGAAAATACGATTCGTCAAACGATATCTCCCGAAGGAAGTATCTTGGTGAGTAATTTGGGCCCTGTCTACCTTAGTGGGATGACGGTGAAAGATGCTAACAGTTATTTGCAGCGCGAATTTTCAAAGATTTATTCAGGTATTTCCGGTAGTACTCCAACTTCTCAGGTGAAACTTACTTTAGGTGAAATACGTACTATACAGATTAGTATAATGGGTGAGGTTGAAGTTCCTGGAACATATACACTTTCATCTTTTTCTTCAGTTTTTCATGCTCTTTACCGTGCAGGAGGAGTGAATAAAATAGGTAGTTTGCGTAGCATTAAAGTTGTTCGGAATGGGAAAACAATAGCGGATCTGGATATATATGATTTCATTATGAAAGGAAAAATGAAAGATGATATCCGTTTACAGGAAGGCGATGTCATCCTTGTTAATCCTTATGATTGTCTGGTAAAGATAGTCGGAAAAGTTAAGCGCCCCATGTTTTACGAGATGAGAACGAATGAATCGCTTGCAATGTTGTTAAAATATTCGGGAGGTTTTACCGGAGATGCCTATAAAAAATCGGTTCGTGTTATTCGTAAAAGTGGTCGTGAACATCAAGTGTATAATGTGGATGAGATGGATTATTCAATCTTTAAGTTGGAAGATGGTGATGCACTGATGGTAGATTCTGTTCTTCCTCGTTTCGAGAATCGGGTAGAAATCCGTGGAGCTGTATACAGAGAAGGTCTTTATCAGATTAATGGAGATGTAAATACGGTGAAACAGCTAATAGCAAAAGCCGAAGGCGTGCGAGGGGATGCTTTCTTGAATAGGGCAATAATACATCGGGAAAACGATGATCTGTCTAGGGAAATTATACAAATTGATTTGAAAGGTTTGCTTAACGGTACTGTTCCTGATATTCCTTTGCAAAAGAACGATATACTATATATTCCCAGTATTAATGATTTAAAAGAAGAAGGTACTTTAACTATACATGGAGAGGTTGCCTTCCCAGGTACTTATCTTTATGCTGATAGCATGTCTGTAGAGGACTTGGTTTTACAATCGGGTGGTTTGCTGGAGGCTGCGTCTACTGCTCGAATTGATGTTTCAAGAAGGATTAAGAATCCCAAGAGCGTTCAATTGAGTAATGTTGTGGGTAAAACCTATTCTTTTGAATTTAAAGACGGTTATTTAGTAGGAAGGGGAAAAGGATTTCATTTAGAGCCATTCGATGAAGTGTATGTCCGCAGAAGTCCGGCTTATCATAAACAACAAAATGTAACTATTAGTGGAGAGGTCTTGTTTGGTGGCAATTATGCGTTATCAAAGAAGAACGAAACGCTAAGTGATTTAGTGACAAAGGCGGGTGGAGTTACTCCGGATGCTTATGTGAAAGGAGCCCGTTTAATAAGAAAAATGACAGAAGAAGAAATGCGAAGAAAGCAAGATGCGCTTCGTATGGCCAATAAAGGTGGAAAGGATTCTATATCAGTAGAATCTTTGGATTTATCCGATTCTTATTCTGTGGGCATTAATCTTGGTAAAGCATTGGCCAACCCAGGTTCCGATTTTGATATGGTATTGAGAGAAGGAGATGAGCTTTTTGTACCGGAATTTGTAAGTACGGTGAAAATTAATGGTGCTGTAATGTATCCTAATACCGTATTGTATAAGGATGGTGAGAAATTGAATTATTATATTAATCAGGCTGGAGGTTATGGCACAAGAGCTAAAAGAGGGAAAGTTTATGTTGTGTATTTGAATGGCACAGTTTCTCGTTTAAAATCTAATAAAGCTTCTGCAATAGAGCCTGGATGCGAAATTATCATTCCTAGCAAAGATGAAAAAAAGAGAATGTCAACAGCAGAGACCATTGCTATGGGTACCTCTTTCGCTTCATTAGCTACTATGATTGCAACAATGGTGAATTTGTTTAAGTAA
- a CDS encoding HU family DNA-binding protein, with product MAVKFELYKTPMPKERKNKIRYHARPVSFETVNTEELASRIHSRCTLRESDVIATLGELKYEVAQCLKEGKKVHIEGLGFLQVTLSCEEEIRDPRTKRVHKVKLKAIKFKADKELKAELRSMCFERSKIKRHSAEISELEIDMKLTDYFAENQIMTRKDLQYLCHMTQITAYRHIKRLIEEKKLQNLGTSHQPIYTPVPGNYRVSVAVKYKI from the coding sequence ATGGCAGTAAAATTTGAATTATACAAGACTCCTATGCCGAAGGAAAGGAAGAATAAAATACGCTACCATGCGCGTCCGGTCAGTTTTGAAACAGTCAATACGGAAGAATTAGCCTCTCGAATACACAGTCGTTGCACATTGAGAGAATCGGATGTCATAGCGACCTTGGGTGAATTGAAGTACGAAGTGGCACAGTGCCTCAAAGAGGGGAAAAAGGTGCATATCGAAGGACTTGGATTTTTACAGGTCACACTTTCCTGCGAAGAGGAGATACGTGATCCAAGAACAAAGCGAGTGCACAAAGTAAAGCTGAAAGCAATCAAATTCAAGGCCGATAAAGAATTGAAAGCGGAACTCCGAAGCATGTGCTTCGAACGGTCGAAGATAAAACGACATTCCGCAGAGATTTCCGAACTGGAAATTGACATGAAGCTGACCGACTACTTTGCCGAAAATCAAATTATGACCCGAAAAGATCTACAATACCTTTGCCACATGACACAGATCACAGCTTATCGGCATATCAAAAGATTGATCGAAGAAAAGAAGCTTCAAAATCTGGGGACAAGCCATCAACCGATCTATACTCCAGTACCTGGAAATTATAGGGTATCTGTGGCTGTGAAATACAAGATATAG
- a CDS encoding FecR domain-containing protein: MNKKDYTQFKAVDFAKELKFISWQLMNDKESAEYWKNFIREHPKTKPEIERAIEILHSMRFNANDLSSIEQKDEIEQLKNRIVKRKKQRVVNHFLYPAIAACILFAIIFINYLFFSPSSTKTMHDTATGKEIQLIAGNSVMNLPANAVIEYFHNGKINIKAAGNKTISVTARTGMNTLIVPKGKRSTLCLADGTRIKINSGSVINFPSDFAIDKREISASGEVYLEVAKNKFKPFSVNCSGFQVQVLGTKFNISTYNEDKIHSVVLVEGSVKINSGKNKSLRLQPNQMATISSDQISSEKVNANDYVSWKDGILSFSSKPLGDVLTYLARYYDVDIKSTPDVKSLKCNGKLVLMDDINSVLNSIGSTMPIKFYKEGNKIQVCLTQKP; the protein is encoded by the coding sequence ATGAATAAAAAAGATTATACCCAATTTAAGGCTGTCGATTTCGCCAAAGAACTAAAATTCATCAGTTGGCAACTAATGAATGATAAAGAAAGTGCAGAATATTGGAAGAATTTTATACGCGAACATCCGAAAACCAAACCCGAGATTGAACGTGCAATAGAAATTCTTCATTCCATGCGGTTTAATGCCAATGATCTATCGTCGATAGAGCAAAAGGATGAAATAGAACAGTTAAAAAACAGAATTGTAAAACGAAAGAAGCAGCGAGTAGTAAATCACTTTCTTTATCCGGCCATAGCTGCATGCATTCTCTTTGCTATTATCTTTATAAATTACTTATTCTTTTCTCCCTCCAGTACGAAAACGATGCATGATACTGCAACAGGCAAAGAGATACAACTAATTGCAGGAAATTCTGTAATGAACCTCCCGGCCAATGCGGTAATAGAGTATTTTCACAACGGAAAAATAAATATTAAAGCAGCAGGAAACAAAACAATATCGGTCACAGCCCGGACAGGAATGAATACATTAATAGTACCTAAGGGAAAACGCTCCACCCTCTGCCTGGCAGACGGAACCAGAATTAAAATAAATTCAGGTTCCGTGATAAATTTCCCCTCAGATTTTGCCATAGATAAGAGAGAAATCAGCGCTTCAGGTGAAGTCTATCTCGAAGTGGCCAAAAACAAATTTAAACCTTTTTCTGTCAATTGCTCCGGATTTCAGGTACAGGTATTAGGCACCAAATTTAATATTTCAACCTACAATGAAGATAAAATTCATTCAGTGGTCTTAGTCGAAGGAAGCGTTAAAATCAATTCAGGTAAAAATAAATCCCTAAGGCTACAGCCTAATCAAATGGCTACCATCTCCTCCGATCAGATTTCATCTGAAAAAGTAAATGCAAATGATTACGTCTCTTGGAAAGACGGCATCCTCAGTTTCTCCAGTAAACCATTGGGAGATGTGCTCACCTATCTCGCACGATATTACGATGTAGACATTAAGAGTACCCCCGACGTTAAAAGTTTAAAATGTAACGGAAAGCTAGTACTAATGGATGATATAAACAGCGTATTGAACTCCATCGGAAGTACAATGCCCATCAAGTTTTATAAAGAAGGAAATAAAATACAAGTATGTTTAACTCAAAAACCGTAA
- a CDS encoding lipid-A-disaccharide synthase N-terminal domain-containing protein, with amino-acid sequence MNNIVIYSIGFLAQGLFSVRLVVQWFLSEKAKKVVSPVSYWQISILASYLLFIYGWLRDDFAIILGQYISYYIYIWNLNYKNQWKNLNFILRYLLLLTPVAVVIYFLFTWDTNAPKLFQNAKIPLSILIFGSMGQIIFTFRFIYQWIYSRRKGESLFPITFWLLSIVGSSIIISYGIYRKDPVLILGQSAGFIVYIRNLLLSKKK; translated from the coding sequence ATGAACAATATAGTAATTTATAGTATAGGCTTCTTGGCTCAAGGCTTATTCTCTGTACGGTTGGTTGTGCAATGGTTTCTATCTGAAAAGGCAAAGAAAGTAGTGTCTCCGGTCAGCTATTGGCAAATTAGTATTTTGGCTTCCTATCTGCTATTTATTTATGGCTGGTTACGCGATGATTTTGCTATTATTCTGGGGCAATATATCTCGTATTATATTTATATATGGAATCTGAATTATAAGAATCAGTGGAAAAATTTGAATTTCATATTGCGATATTTGTTGTTGCTTACCCCCGTGGCAGTGGTCATTTATTTCCTTTTCACTTGGGATACGAATGCTCCTAAATTGTTTCAGAATGCGAAAATTCCTTTGAGTATTCTTATTTTTGGTTCTATGGGCCAGATTATTTTCACATTTCGTTTTATCTATCAATGGATTTATTCGCGACGCAAAGGTGAATCTCTTTTCCCTATTACTTTTTGGTTGCTTAGTATTGTGGGCTCTTCTATCATTATCAGTTATGGCATTTATCGAAAAGATCCGGTGCTGATATTGGGACAGTCTGCCGGATTTATAGTTTATATACGCAATTTATTACTGTCAAAGAAAAAATAA